A stretch of the Thalassotalea euphylliae genome encodes the following:
- a CDS encoding OmpA family protein, with the protein MKHTLLSAIILASSTLVLTGCSSSNEQTADGNGAALSPDQLVLKEYLQASRLKMMSLTTRLSHQCVAGQLEVGYRLLDKTEQEFTGQMYADAFISLTQLDRQVRKLECISHYIDGRFGCSETNKVTVLRDWYKEGSFEQCQVVNLSADAYSQEQSQNQGQKQRQAQEAGNNISVQGYTVITETLHDFDQAKLKTIYYPALEKLVVLMKSFPESRLVITGHADSHGSTEYNQTLSLARAEQVASYFIDAGIAAEKVSIEAVGETAPRVSEVNQTQQVFNRYTKISLRLALPSQVASQQLKSSQLIAVNGKESHDE; encoded by the coding sequence ATGAAACACACTTTATTGTCGGCCATCATCCTTGCTAGTTCTACGCTTGTCTTGACTGGGTGTAGCTCATCAAACGAGCAGACAGCTGATGGCAATGGCGCTGCGTTAAGCCCTGATCAGTTAGTGCTGAAAGAGTACTTGCAAGCATCGCGCTTAAAAATGATGTCGCTTACAACACGACTAAGCCATCAATGCGTTGCTGGTCAGCTTGAAGTTGGCTACCGCTTGCTGGACAAAACTGAGCAAGAGTTCACTGGGCAAATGTATGCTGATGCCTTTATTTCGCTTACTCAGTTAGACAGACAAGTACGCAAACTGGAATGCATTAGTCACTACATTGATGGGCGTTTCGGCTGTAGCGAGACCAATAAAGTAACGGTACTTAGAGACTGGTATAAAGAGGGCTCTTTCGAGCAGTGCCAAGTAGTAAATTTATCGGCAGACGCATATAGCCAAGAGCAAAGCCAAAACCAAGGCCAAAAACAACGGCAGGCTCAAGAAGCTGGCAACAATATCAGCGTTCAAGGTTATACGGTGATCACGGAAACCTTACACGACTTTGATCAGGCCAAGCTAAAAACGATTTATTATCCAGCGTTGGAAAAACTCGTGGTACTAATGAAAAGCTTTCCTGAGTCTAGGCTTGTGATTACTGGCCATGCCGATAGCCACGGCAGCACTGAATATAACCAGACATTGAGTTTAGCGCGAGCCGAGCAAGTGGCTAGCTACTTTATTGATGCCGGCATTGCGGCTGAAAAAGTTAGCATTGAAGCGGTTGGTGAAACGGCGCCTAGGGTAAGCGAAGTTAACCAAACGCAACAAGTCTTCAATCGCTATACAAAAATATCATTACGCTTGGCACTGCCGAGTCAGGTAGCTAGTCAACAGTTAAAGAGCAGTCAGCTGATAGCAGTTAACGGCAAGGAGAGTCATGATGAATAG
- a CDS encoding STAS domain-containing protein, with protein sequence MLNEIYNLNNDVVIKLFEDLDADAVKAMKADLASYAELSSDIVIDLKDVDFIDSSGIGAIVFLYKRMVAKGKLVAVVGLNEQPKELFKMLMLDKTIHCFDSLEHYVTTAGMLKAV encoded by the coding sequence ATGCTGAACGAAATTTACAACTTAAATAATGATGTCGTCATTAAGTTATTCGAAGATTTAGACGCTGATGCAGTTAAAGCTATGAAAGCTGATCTAGCCAGTTACGCCGAATTATCTTCCGATATTGTTATTGACTTGAAAGATGTCGATTTTATTGACTCGTCAGGTATTGGCGCCATCGTGTTTTTATACAAGCGTATGGTTGCTAAAGGGAAGTTAGTGGCAGTAGTTGGTTTGAACGAGCAACCTAAAGAGCTGTTTAAAATGCTGATGCTAGATAAAACTATTCACTGCTTTGACAGCTTGGAGCACTACGTAACGACTGCTGGTATGTTGAAGGCGGTGTAA
- a CDS encoding gluconeogenesis factor YvcK family protein, whose product MDLVNLTCIGGGHGLGHLLSVVNTFEHCHLTGIVCTTDNGGSTGRLREHSEGIAWGDIRYCLSKLSESNSIKSILFEYRFDNAGDLSGHSLGNLMCSAVDSLCLRPTDSVKVMREFLGIQADILPMSDQATHLVGYLNCGEELVGELAVDNKAQLGIERLALRPAVNASDEVLAAIAKTDVLLLGPGSFYTSVVPSLLVAGVVEAINANSNIRLYFIANVAPEFEIAQGELNKQMQFFEALGIGHKVIFLIPEQRMAEASPTTQEVRGKVHPVSVSSDSLGRHNARELKQLLAPLIQAL is encoded by the coding sequence ATGGATTTAGTTAACCTTACCTGTATCGGCGGTGGCCATGGCCTTGGTCACCTGCTCAGCGTTGTCAACACATTTGAACATTGTCACCTCACTGGCATAGTGTGTACCACAGACAATGGTGGCTCAACGGGGCGTTTACGTGAGCATAGCGAAGGCATTGCATGGGGCGATATTCGTTACTGTTTATCTAAGCTCAGTGAATCAAATTCAATAAAATCAATACTTTTTGAGTATCGGTTTGACAATGCGGGTGACTTATCAGGTCACAGCTTAGGAAACCTAATGTGCAGCGCGGTGGACTCACTCTGCTTGAGGCCGACCGATAGCGTAAAAGTAATGCGTGAGTTTTTGGGGATTCAAGCCGATATTCTGCCGATGTCAGATCAGGCGACCCATTTAGTTGGCTATTTGAATTGTGGCGAAGAACTTGTCGGCGAGCTGGCAGTTGATAACAAAGCTCAACTAGGGATTGAACGCTTGGCACTGCGCCCTGCTGTAAATGCCAGTGACGAAGTACTTGCTGCAATTGCTAAAACTGATGTGCTATTGCTTGGCCCTGGCAGCTTTTATACAAGCGTTGTTCCAAGCTTGCTTGTCGCAGGTGTCGTTGAAGCCATCAATGCGAACTCAAATATTCGCCTTTATTTTATTGCCAATGTAGCGCCTGAATTTGAAATAGCGCAGGGCGAATTAAATAAACAAATGCAGTTTTTTGAAGCGCTAGGTATTGGGCACAAAGTAATTTTTCTTATTCCTGAGCAAAGAATGGCAGAAGCCTCACCAACAACTCAAGAAGTGCGGGGTAAGGTTCACCCCGTTTCCGTTTCAAGCGATAGCTTAGGTAGACACAATGCCAGAGAATTAAAACAATTGCTGGCGCCGTTAATACAAGCTCTTTAG
- a CDS encoding sugar transferase has product MNKQVFITPEVSQAKRVFDVFVAAVGLVLSAPFFVVIAIAIKLTSKGPVFYRQERIGAISTSGTHHFEMIKFRTMRVDAEAGTGAVWASANDNRLTLVGRFLRKVRLDELPQFINVLRGDMSIIGPRPERPEIAKELEENIPFYLERTYGVIPGITGLAQVNQGYDASLADVRSKIAYDFAYAMSLTSVARWLYMDIKIMVKTLMIMVLGRGQ; this is encoded by the coding sequence ATGAACAAGCAAGTTTTTATCACCCCAGAAGTTAGTCAAGCAAAACGCGTATTTGATGTATTCGTCGCAGCCGTTGGCTTAGTGTTAAGTGCTCCATTTTTTGTGGTTATTGCCATAGCCATTAAGTTAACCAGCAAGGGGCCTGTATTTTATCGCCAAGAACGTATTGGCGCGATTTCAACATCGGGCACCCATCATTTTGAGATGATCAAGTTTCGCACCATGCGCGTTGATGCCGAAGCTGGTACAGGTGCGGTTTGGGCGAGCGCTAATGATAACCGCTTGACGCTTGTTGGCCGATTTTTACGCAAGGTGCGTTTGGATGAGTTGCCGCAGTTTATCAACGTACTACGCGGTGATATGTCAATTATTGGCCCGCGTCCTGAGCGCCCAGAAATTGCTAAAGAGCTGGAAGAGAACATTCCATTTTATCTAGAACGTACTTATGGTGTGATTCCAGGCATCACGGGGTTAGCGCAAGTGAATCAAGGCTATGACGCTTCACTTGCCGATGTACGCTCAAAAATAGCGTATGACTTTGCCTATGCAATGTCGTTAACCTCAGTCGCTCGCTGGTTATACATGGATATTAAAATTATGGTGAAAACCCTGATGATTATGGTGCTAGGACGAGGGCAGTAA
- a CDS encoding glycosyltransferase family 2 protein, with product MSYFTFTMMLAALFVLAIFLVIYHHVFYPVLLSLLAKHKRSPLREIATRHYVQSGDDKSMRRFSIVIPAYNEAAFIADKVRNLGCLDYPSDRFELILLCDGCRDETYRLATEALAELGLEELDYQVINFDVNRGKVAVLKDGVKRAKYEYIVFSDVSALLPVNALLMLDTNFKDASVGAVSGGYCFANKGSVGEQKYWQYQRQVRERESSVASVIGAHGAFYAIRSDFFEDIPADTINDDFLIPMQVIKQGYRVLYDSRVSAIELEQVELAQDMQRRLRIAAGNFQQMLMLASLMNPKYGWNAVNFISGKVLRALMPFILLFIMLSNLLLVGVLGLFADAGTELNTNWQWLFQLTLAGQLVLYLGVGLLNISRKVPASGIIKMICYLVNGYWVALIGSTKYMLGLQAKVWSKVE from the coding sequence ATGAGCTATTTCACTTTTACCATGATGCTAGCAGCATTGTTCGTGTTGGCGATATTTCTGGTGATTTATCATCATGTGTTTTACCCAGTATTGCTTAGCCTATTGGCAAAGCATAAACGCTCTCCTTTGCGTGAAATTGCTACTCGCCATTATGTGCAAAGTGGCGATGATAAAAGTATGCGCCGTTTTTCTATCGTGATCCCAGCGTATAACGAAGCAGCCTTTATTGCAGATAAAGTCAGGAATTTAGGCTGTTTGGATTACCCGAGTGATCGCTTTGAGCTGATTTTATTGTGTGATGGTTGCCGCGATGAAACCTATCGCTTAGCCACGGAAGCGTTAGCTGAATTAGGCTTAGAAGAGTTGGACTATCAAGTGATTAACTTTGATGTGAACCGCGGTAAAGTGGCAGTGCTTAAAGACGGTGTTAAACGCGCTAAATATGAATATATCGTGTTTTCTGATGTTTCAGCATTACTGCCAGTAAATGCTTTGTTAATGCTCGATACTAATTTTAAAGATGCTAGCGTAGGTGCGGTTTCAGGCGGTTATTGTTTTGCCAATAAAGGCTCTGTTGGTGAGCAAAAGTATTGGCAATATCAACGCCAAGTGCGCGAGCGTGAAAGCTCGGTAGCCAGTGTTATTGGCGCGCACGGTGCATTTTATGCAATTCGCTCTGACTTTTTTGAAGACATTCCGGCCGATACCATTAACGATGACTTTTTAATCCCTATGCAGGTAATTAAACAAGGTTACCGTGTACTTTATGATTCACGCGTCTCGGCGATTGAGCTTGAGCAAGTTGAGTTGGCGCAAGATATGCAAAGACGTTTACGTATTGCGGCGGGTAACTTTCAACAAATGTTGATGCTAGCGTCGCTAATGAACCCGAAATACGGGTGGAATGCCGTGAACTTTATTTCCGGTAAAGTGCTAAGAGCGCTGATGCCTTTTATCTTGCTTTTTATAATGCTAAGCAATTTGCTACTGGTGGGGGTTTTAGGCTTGTTTGCAGACGCTGGCACCGAGCTAAACACAAATTGGCAATGGCTATTTCAGTTAACACTTGCGGGACAACTGGTGCTTTATTTAGGTGTAGGCCTGCTTAATATCAGCCGGAAAGTACCAGCAAGCGGCATCATAAAAATGATTTGTTACTTAGTGAACGGTTATTGGGTCGCCTTAATCGGCTCAACTAAGTACATGCTAGGTTTACAAGCCAAAGTATGGTCAAAAGTTGAGTAA
- a CDS encoding glycosyltransferase: MKPTIVHVVQHLKPGGIENFALEFQRAAAPFYDVHIIALERSNSQSIKGKYHGSRKFIHVLNKQPGWRPSLVGKIKELFAQIKPMYVHTHHIGPLIYGGLAARMLGIDCVIHTEHDAWHLNQQKRRLLQELCLKLVRPVLVADAEFVAQQVKALLPAAKPYVITNGVDTDYFKPSPKAKSLLKEQAGLPSELRFIGCAARLEPVKSHHLLIDALTQLQQDVGLLIAGSGSLEQTLKQQVKRLKLDNRVFFLGHLDDMRSFYQLLDVFCLSSSNEGLPLAPLEAQACNVPVVLTNVGGCKEAICERTGKVVEPNNVQKLANALKQRLTQPLQKSPRLFVEQKRSIKSMIKQYVALTQPSLRGKV; the protein is encoded by the coding sequence ATGAAGCCTACGATTGTGCATGTGGTGCAACATCTTAAACCTGGCGGCATTGAAAATTTTGCCTTGGAGTTCCAACGTGCAGCTGCGCCATTTTACGATGTTCATATCATCGCGTTAGAGCGCAGTAATAGCCAAAGCATTAAAGGCAAATATCACGGTTCAAGAAAGTTTATTCATGTTTTAAATAAACAACCGGGCTGGCGTCCTAGCTTAGTTGGCAAAATCAAAGAGCTGTTTGCCCAGATCAAACCCATGTATGTGCACACGCATCATATCGGGCCATTAATTTACGGCGGGTTAGCCGCTCGCATGCTAGGTATTGATTGCGTGATTCACACCGAGCATGACGCCTGGCATTTAAATCAACAAAAGCGCAGGTTGCTGCAAGAGTTATGTTTGAAGCTAGTGCGCCCAGTATTAGTCGCGGATGCCGAGTTTGTCGCTCAGCAGGTTAAAGCCTTATTGCCAGCGGCTAAACCTTATGTGATCACTAACGGCGTTGATACCGATTACTTTAAGCCAAGTCCAAAGGCGAAATCTTTGCTGAAAGAGCAAGCAGGTTTACCTAGTGAGTTAAGGTTTATTGGCTGTGCGGCGCGTTTAGAACCAGTGAAGTCGCATCACTTGTTAATCGATGCGCTGACGCAACTGCAACAAGATGTTGGTTTGTTAATTGCGGGTTCTGGCAGTTTAGAACAAACCCTAAAGCAGCAGGTTAAGCGTTTAAAACTAGACAATCGCGTGTTTTTCCTCGGTCACTTAGATGACATGCGCAGCTTTTACCAATTGTTAGATGTGTTTTGCCTATCGTCGAGTAATGAAGGCTTGCCATTAGCACCACTTGAAGCCCAGGCGTGTAATGTGCCGGTGGTGCTCACCAATGTTGGCGGCTGTAAAGAGGCGATTTGCGAACGCACAGGGAAAGTTGTTGAGCCAAACAATGTGCAAAAGCTAGCAAACGCATTAAAACAGCGACTGACCCAACCGTTACAAAAATCACCTCGTTTGTTTGTAGAGCAAAAACGCTCGATTAAATCGATGATCAAACAATATGTTGCGTTAACGCAACCAAGCTTAAGGGGGAAAGTATGA
- a CDS encoding GumC family protein, protein MNTSVIVNIHLILAALWRRRYLIVVPLIVMPILAVVVSLITPRNWQTHTTILVQESAKMNPFLEDLSVSTDLENRIAALDTLLHSRHMLLKVGEDLGELTNESSPLAQEEFVKRVSSSLSVQLVGKDLVKLIYRSQQPENIDTTLLAIRHRFLDKLLAPEISAIAASETFLNEQLAITKVDLQSAELRLAEFKQQHADSLPRLYGSNSNRLAELIELIAKRKIDLSGAIAAKKTIRTRLAQVDPVMSEIEQSIVDTKGELAILRSRYTDKHSKVQRALRKLAQLQDERTIQSKASYQLDEQALSRLWEVASQMQAGDLDNQQHPLLVSQLKELQSADGKVEQIREELVSIEQQAQQLQSAIAGTGDMERQLQELERDLAVKRSLYDDLLSRFEKAKITGALGRFEQPERIKIIDEPYQPSIPNNFPLVIFLLAGVVGGLALGTGMALFAELADTSIRAKRQLEALTRVPVLTRIPNLDIRKQVSQQQAGESL, encoded by the coding sequence ATGAACACATCTGTCATCGTTAATATCCACTTAATCTTGGCGGCATTATGGCGCAGACGTTATCTAATTGTCGTGCCGTTAATTGTTATGCCGATCCTTGCCGTTGTCGTCAGTTTAATTACGCCACGCAATTGGCAAACACATACGACGATTCTGGTTCAGGAAAGTGCCAAGATGAATCCATTCTTGGAAGATTTATCGGTTTCTACCGATTTAGAAAATCGCATTGCGGCCCTCGACACCTTGCTGCACAGTCGTCATATGTTGCTGAAAGTTGGTGAAGACTTGGGCGAATTAACAAATGAATCATCACCGCTAGCACAAGAGGAATTCGTCAAGCGAGTGTCGAGTTCGTTGAGTGTTCAGCTAGTAGGTAAAGACTTGGTGAAGTTAATTTACCGTAGTCAGCAGCCAGAAAATATCGATACAACCTTGCTGGCTATTCGTCATCGTTTTCTTGATAAGTTATTGGCGCCAGAAATCTCGGCAATCGCCGCTTCAGAAACGTTTTTAAACGAACAATTGGCAATTACCAAAGTAGATCTGCAAAGCGCAGAGTTGAGGTTAGCTGAGTTTAAACAACAACATGCTGACAGTTTGCCGCGTTTATATGGCAGTAATAGCAATCGCCTAGCGGAATTAATTGAGCTAATCGCAAAGCGCAAAATCGACCTGTCAGGGGCGATTGCCGCTAAGAAAACCATTCGCACACGGTTGGCGCAAGTTGACCCTGTGATGAGTGAAATAGAGCAGAGCATAGTTGATACCAAAGGTGAATTGGCCATTCTACGGTCGCGTTACACCGATAAGCACAGCAAGGTGCAACGTGCACTGCGCAAACTAGCACAGTTGCAAGATGAGCGTACCATTCAAAGTAAAGCGTCATACCAGCTAGACGAACAAGCGCTAAGTCGTTTGTGGGAAGTGGCTAGCCAGATGCAGGCAGGTGATTTAGACAATCAGCAGCATCCATTATTAGTGTCTCAATTAAAAGAATTGCAGTCAGCCGACGGCAAAGTTGAGCAAATTCGCGAAGAGCTGGTTTCTATCGAGCAGCAAGCGCAGCAATTGCAATCAGCGATTGCTGGCACGGGTGATATGGAGCGTCAACTGCAAGAGCTAGAGCGAGATTTAGCGGTTAAACGCTCATTGTACGATGATTTATTGTCGCGCTTTGAAAAAGCAAAAATTACTGGCGCGCTAGGGCGTTTTGAGCAACCTGAGCGTATCAAAATCATTGATGAACCTTATCAACCGTCGATTCCAAATAATTTCCCGCTCGTTATATTTTTGCTGGCTGGCGTAGTTGGCGGTTTGGCGCTTGGTACAGGTATGGCACTTTTTGCTGAACTCGCAGATACCTCTATTCGCGCTAAAAGACAGCTAGAGGCATTAACTCGCGTGCCAGTGCTCACACGAATTCCCAATTTAGATATTCGAAAACAAGTTTCGCAACAACAAGCAGGAGAATCACTATGA